In Crinalium epipsammum PCC 9333, the following are encoded in one genomic region:
- a CDS encoding metal ABC transporter solute-binding protein, Zn/Mn family, with protein MIIQTPKRNCLLLVVSLLLGLGLNACTQSNTNSNNPGKPSVVATSTIIADLTDEVAGNEIQLKGILKPGTDPHVYEPVPADSVALEKANLILYNGYNLEPGLIKLMNAAGLKSSKVPVGEVAKSLQLEKKGEKVPDPHVWGDVQNVILMVNAIRDALIKLSPEDKDKFTQNAAKLISELQDLDTWIIQQIKTIPPEKRKLVTTHDAFQYYARAYSIPVAGTLIGISTEEQPSAQTVQKLVESVKSVGVSAIFAETTINPALIKTVAQEAGVKLAPKQLYSDSIGTSGSEGDSYIKMMVANTRSIVEALGGKSQPFSLSKEVKK; from the coding sequence ATGATTATTCAAACACCAAAGCGCAATTGCTTATTGCTAGTAGTTAGCTTACTCCTGGGACTAGGGTTGAATGCGTGTACCCAAAGTAATACCAACAGTAATAACCCAGGAAAACCGAGTGTTGTCGCAACCAGTACCATCATTGCTGACTTAACTGATGAGGTAGCGGGAAACGAAATTCAGTTAAAAGGCATCCTTAAACCAGGAACAGACCCCCACGTATATGAACCAGTACCAGCAGACTCTGTGGCGCTGGAGAAAGCAAACTTAATTCTCTATAACGGCTACAACCTGGAACCAGGACTAATTAAGCTGATGAATGCAGCAGGATTAAAAAGTTCAAAAGTACCAGTGGGAGAAGTAGCAAAGTCCTTACAGTTGGAGAAAAAAGGGGAAAAAGTACCCGATCCTCATGTTTGGGGTGATGTTCAAAATGTCATTCTGATGGTTAACGCAATTCGTGATGCCTTAATTAAGCTATCACCAGAGGATAAAGATAAATTTACACAAAATGCTGCAAAGCTAATAAGTGAATTACAGGATTTAGATACTTGGATTATTCAACAAATAAAGACTATTCCTCCTGAAAAACGCAAATTAGTAACAACGCATGATGCTTTTCAATATTATGCCCGTGCGTATAGTATTCCTGTTGCTGGTACTTTAATTGGGATTAGTACCGAAGAACAACCTAGCGCCCAAACTGTCCAAAAATTAGTTGAATCTGTTAAATCTGTAGGTGTATCAGCTATTTTTGCAGAAACAACTATTAATCCAGCTTTAATTAAAACTGTTGCCCAAGAAGCAGGGGTAAAATTAGCCCCAAAGCAATTATACTCTGATTCAATTGGTACTTCTGGTAGTGAGGGCGATTCTTATATCAAGATGATGGTTGCTAATACTCGTAGTATTGTGGAAGCTTTAGGTGGAAAATCTCAGCCCTTTTCCCTGAGCAAGGAAGTCAAAAAGTAA
- a CDS encoding DNA cytosine methyltransferase, producing the protein MISSNQRPIGVDLFAGAGGMTLGFEQAGFDVLASVEIDPIHCATHKFNFPFWSVLCQDIASTTGKDIRIIPAIGNKEIDIVFGGPPCQGFSLMGKRMLDDPRNSLAFHFIRLIGELQPKYFVLENVRGMAIGKHKKFIAEIIEEFQKIGYLTKSDYQILNAAEYGVPQNRERLFLIGCRQDMQLPKYPDKLTRPAKQKKINSTSNLPLNPTVWDALQDLPSIENYQELLTRDWVFAEFGKPSEYGRRLRGLCAIDNDYSYQRQHDLRILTSSLRTEHTLASVTRFESTPHGKAEPISRFHKLDPNGVCNTLRAGTPSNRGAFTSPRPIHPFIPRCITVREAARLHSYPDWFRFHVTKWHGFRQIGNSVPPLLAKAVATEIIKALGATLIQPNNKQQLGEEKLLELNMSQACKKYSLDPKVIERRMRKQIKQVLHG; encoded by the coding sequence ATGATAAGTTCTAACCAACGTCCTATTGGAGTCGATTTGTTTGCTGGTGCTGGCGGTATGACTTTGGGTTTTGAACAAGCAGGCTTTGATGTCTTGGCTTCTGTAGAAATCGATCCAATACACTGTGCAACGCACAAATTTAACTTTCCCTTTTGGTCAGTATTATGCCAAGATATTGCTTCCACCACAGGTAAAGATATTAGAATTATACCAGCAATTGGAAATAAAGAAATTGATATTGTTTTTGGTGGTCCTCCTTGCCAGGGATTTTCATTAATGGGAAAACGGATGCTTGACGATCCTAGAAACTCGCTGGCGTTTCATTTTATTCGGTTAATTGGAGAATTGCAGCCAAAATATTTTGTCTTGGAAAATGTGCGAGGTATGGCTATAGGAAAACATAAAAAGTTTATTGCAGAAATTATCGAAGAATTTCAAAAAATTGGCTACTTAACTAAGTCAGATTACCAAATTTTAAATGCGGCAGAATATGGAGTTCCCCAAAACAGAGAAAGATTATTTTTAATCGGATGTCGTCAGGATATGCAACTACCAAAGTATCCAGATAAACTTACAAGACCTGCAAAGCAGAAAAAAATTAATTCTACAAGCAATTTGCCATTAAACCCGACAGTGTGGGATGCACTACAAGACTTACCTTCAATAGAAAACTACCAAGAATTATTGACTAGAGATTGGGTATTTGCAGAGTTTGGTAAACCCAGCGAGTATGGTAGGCGATTGCGCGGTCTTTGCGCTATAGATAACGACTATTCCTATCAACGCCAGCATGATTTACGCATACTGACCTCAAGTTTAAGAACAGAGCATACTTTAGCATCAGTGACTAGATTTGAATCTACTCCACATGGTAAAGCAGAACCTATCAGCCGTTTTCATAAACTCGATCCTAATGGAGTTTGTAATACATTAAGAGCCGGAACTCCTAGTAATAGAGGAGCTTTTACATCTCCTAGACCAATTCATCCTTTTATACCAAGATGTATTACTGTGCGTGAAGCTGCACGTTTACATTCCTATCCTGACTGGTTTAGATTTCATGTAACAAAATGGCATGGCTTTAGACAAATAGGAAATTCTGTTCCTCCTTTATTAGCTAAGGCAGTAGCGACAGAAATTATTAAGGCTTTGGGAGCAACTTTAATTCAACCTAATAATAAGCAGCAGCTAGGAGAAGAAAAGTTACTAGAACTAAATATGTCCCAAGCCTGTAAAAAATATAGTTTAGATCCTAAGGTTATTGAGCGGAGAATGAGAAAACAGATCAAACAGGTGCTACATGGCTAA
- the deoC gene encoding deoxyribose-phosphate aldolase — protein MATNLPDIDIAPFIDHALLNPTATPEQVEKWCADADRFQFAAVCIYPAYVRQAANLLYNKKPKVCTVIGFPSGATTSATKLYEAQEAVDNGATELDVVINLGWLKAGKTTEFHREIAEICDRTGITVKAILETALLTDAEKRLAAEILMDAGVAYLKTSTGFYGGATVEDVSFLAEITKQQIGIKASGGIHTCSEAIDLLVAGATRLGTSRGVELLRERDNLEKEVKS, from the coding sequence ATGGCGACAAATTTGCCAGATATTGATATTGCTCCCTTCATAGATCATGCTCTGCTCAACCCCACCGCTACCCCGGAGCAAGTAGAGAAATGGTGTGCAGATGCAGATAGATTTCAGTTTGCGGCAGTGTGCATATATCCTGCCTACGTCCGACAAGCTGCCAATCTTCTCTATAACAAAAAACCCAAAGTTTGTACAGTGATTGGCTTTCCGAGTGGGGCAACAACCTCAGCAACTAAGCTGTATGAAGCCCAAGAAGCCGTCGATAATGGAGCCACAGAATTAGATGTAGTAATTAACCTTGGTTGGTTGAAAGCTGGGAAAACTACGGAATTTCACCGAGAAATAGCGGAGATTTGCGATCGCACAGGTATAACTGTCAAGGCAATCCTAGAAACAGCCCTACTGACAGATGCAGAAAAACGACTAGCCGCAGAAATATTAATGGATGCTGGCGTTGCCTATTTAAAAACCAGTACAGGTTTTTATGGAGGTGCGACTGTTGAAGATGTCAGTTTCCTTGCTGAAATTACTAAGCAGCAAATTGGCATTAAAGCATCGGGAGGAATTCATACTTGTTCAGAAGCAATTGATCTTCTTGTTGCAGGTGCAACTAGACTAGGCACATCTCGTGGTGTTGAATTGCTCAGGGAGCGCGATAATCTGGAAAAAGAAGTGAAAAGCTAG
- a CDS encoding MFS transporter gives MRLSESEIETQYSKSNVSAGFDQNSPTDPDDLLDADSAATASSENKISDPTASLLDITQEGETQPGTGGFLPVLKNRNFLALWSGQVFSQLADKVYLVLMIAIIASRFQSENQTISGWVSAIMMAFTIPAVLFGSVAGVFVDRWPKKEVLIATNVLRGIFVLSVPVLLSLSSGLNLAGLPVGFYILLAITLLVSTLTQFFAPAEQATISMIVERRHLLSANSLYTTTMMGSLIIGFAVGEPVLAIADTVAQHLGIPWKIGKELVVGGSYVLAGLLMLLLKTGEKNVEFEGEPPHVFQDLKDGIDYLGKQPRVRGALIQLIILFSVFAAMTVLAVRMAEVIPGMKASQFGFLLAAGGLGMGCGAAILGHSGESSSHTRLGLYGSMGTAASLIGLSAFTHHLWLTLLLLVLMGAFGAMLAIPMQTTIQAETPEEMRGKVFGLQNNAINIALTLPLALTGVAETFLGLKVVFLCLAAITLTGSLVTWYICRTKPSMSANN, from the coding sequence ATGCGACTATCTGAGTCTGAAATAGAAACACAATATAGTAAGTCAAATGTGTCGGCAGGATTTGACCAAAATTCACCTACTGACCCTGATGATCTTCTCGATGCGGACAGTGCCGCCACTGCCAGCAGTGAAAATAAAATTTCTGACCCTACTGCCAGCCTATTAGATATTACCCAGGAAGGCGAAACCCAACCTGGAACAGGTGGGTTTCTGCCAGTTCTAAAAAACCGCAACTTTTTAGCGTTGTGGAGTGGTCAGGTCTTCTCGCAGTTAGCCGACAAAGTATATCTGGTGCTAATGATTGCGATCATTGCGAGTCGCTTTCAATCAGAAAATCAAACCATCAGTGGTTGGGTATCTGCAATTATGATGGCGTTCACCATCCCAGCAGTGCTGTTTGGTTCTGTTGCTGGTGTGTTTGTAGATCGATGGCCCAAAAAAGAGGTGCTAATAGCAACTAATGTGCTAAGGGGCATATTTGTATTATCCGTACCTGTTTTACTGTCGCTGTCGTCAGGTTTGAACTTGGCAGGTTTGCCTGTAGGATTTTATATCTTATTAGCCATTACTTTACTGGTTTCTACGCTCACCCAATTTTTTGCACCAGCAGAACAAGCAACAATTTCCATGATTGTAGAGCGCCGACACTTGCTCTCAGCTAACTCTTTATACACAACAACGATGATGGGGTCGTTAATTATTGGTTTTGCGGTAGGAGAGCCAGTATTAGCGATCGCAGATACCGTAGCACAACATTTAGGTATTCCCTGGAAAATTGGTAAAGAACTTGTAGTAGGTGGCTCTTACGTCCTCGCAGGTTTGTTAATGCTGTTATTGAAAACAGGGGAAAAAAATGTCGAGTTTGAAGGTGAACCGCCCCATGTATTCCAAGACCTCAAAGATGGCATTGACTACCTGGGAAAACAGCCACGAGTGCGTGGAGCATTAATTCAGCTAATTATTTTATTCTCTGTATTTGCCGCCATGACTGTACTAGCTGTACGGATGGCAGAAGTAATTCCAGGCATGAAAGCATCGCAGTTTGGCTTTTTGCTGGCTGCTGGCGGTCTCGGTATGGGCTGTGGTGCAGCAATTTTGGGTCATTCTGGTGAGAGTTCATCTCATACCAGACTAGGCTTATACGGTTCTATGGGAACTGCTGCTTCCTTAATTGGTCTTTCCGCATTTACACATCATTTATGGCTGACTTTACTGTTATTAGTACTGATGGGAGCTTTTGGCGCAATGCTGGCTATTCCCATGCAGACAACTATCCAAGCAGAAACTCCCGAAGAAATGCGGGGAAAAGTGTTTGGGTTGCAAAACAACGCGATTAATATTGCTTTAACTTTGCCCCTAGCTTTAACAGGTGTAGCTGAAACTTTTTTAGGTTTAAAAGTT